Proteins co-encoded in one Alphaproteobacteria bacterium PA2 genomic window:
- the gltD gene encoding glutamate synthase (glutamate synthase is composed of subunits alpha and beta; beta subunit is a flavin adenine dinucleotide-NADPH dependent oxidoreductase; provides electrons to the alpha subunit, which binds L-glutamine and 2-oxoglutarate and forms L-glutamate): MGKPTGFLETNRQDRTYVSPQERLRTWNEFVNPLPASDLVAQASRCMDCGIPFCHQGCPVNNQIPDFNNLVYREQWQAAVENLQSTNNFPEFTGRVCPAPCEASCTLNIQDTPVTIKTIECQIVDKGWEEGWIKPQMAPRGTGKRIAVVGSGPAGLACAQQLARAGHAPTVFEKNDRIGGLLRYGIPDFKMEKHLIDRRVAQLESEGVIFRTNFEVGVTVSVQRLLDDYDVLVMAGGSENPRDLEIEGRELNGIHFAMDFLTQQNKRNAGDDELRAAPNGGISATGKHVVVIGGGDTGSDCIGTSNRHGAASVTQLEIMPEPPARENKSMTWPDWPMKLRTSSSHEEGCERDFAVATRRAIGSNGKVEALECVRTEWVKGPDGRMSMQEIEGSAFTLKADLVLLAMGFVSPRHNAFTEQAGVEFDPRGAVKAPVTHYRTTAPNIFACGDMRRGQSLVVWAIREGRQCAQAVDAFLMGSSKLPR; this comes from the coding sequence ATGGGCAAGCCCACAGGCTTCCTGGAAACCAACCGTCAGGACCGCACCTATGTGTCGCCGCAGGAGCGGCTGCGCACCTGGAACGAGTTCGTCAATCCGCTGCCGGCTTCGGATCTGGTGGCGCAGGCTTCGCGCTGCATGGATTGCGGGATTCCGTTCTGCCATCAGGGCTGTCCGGTGAACAACCAGATCCCCGACTTCAACAACCTCGTCTACCGGGAGCAATGGCAGGCGGCGGTCGAGAACCTGCAGTCCACCAACAACTTCCCGGAGTTCACCGGCCGGGTCTGTCCTGCGCCCTGTGAAGCCTCCTGCACCCTGAACATCCAGGACACCCCGGTCACCATCAAGACCATCGAGTGCCAGATCGTCGACAAGGGATGGGAAGAAGGCTGGATCAAGCCGCAGATGGCACCCCGCGGCACCGGCAAGCGGATTGCCGTTGTCGGATCAGGGCCTGCCGGTCTGGCCTGCGCCCAGCAACTGGCGCGCGCCGGTCATGCCCCTACGGTCTTTGAAAAGAACGACCGGATCGGCGGCCTGCTGCGGTACGGGATCCCGGACTTCAAGATGGAGAAGCACCTGATTGACCGTCGGGTGGCCCAGCTGGAGTCCGAAGGCGTCATCTTCCGCACCAATTTCGAAGTGGGCGTGACTGTCTCGGTCCAGCGCCTGCTGGACGACTATGACGTGCTGGTCATGGCCGGCGGGTCTGAAAACCCCCGCGACCTCGAAATCGAAGGCCGCGAGCTGAACGGCATCCATTTCGCCATGGATTTCCTGACCCAGCAGAACAAGCGAAACGCTGGCGATGACGAACTGCGCGCCGCTCCGAACGGCGGCATTTCCGCCACGGGCAAACATGTGGTGGTGATCGGCGGTGGCGACACGGGGTCTGACTGCATCGGCACCTCGAACCGTCATGGCGCCGCGTCCGTGACCCAGCTGGAAATCATGCCCGAGCCCCCGGCCCGGGAAAACAAGTCCATGACCTGGCCGGACTGGCCCATGAAGCTGCGGACCTCGTCCAGCCACGAAGAAGGCTGTGAACGTGACTTTGCGGTCGCCACCCGTCGGGCCATTGGCTCCAACGGCAAGGTCGAGGCTCTGGAGTGCGTGCGCACCGAGTGGGTCAAGGGGCCGGATGGCCGGATGTCCATGCAGGAAATCGAGGGCAGCGCCTTCACCCTTAAGGCCGATCTGGTCCTGCTGGCCATGGGCTTTGTCAGTCCGCGGCACAACGCCTTTACCGAGCAGGCCGGGGTCGAGTTTGATCCCCGTGGTGCGGTCAAGGCGCCAGTGACCCACTATCGGACCACGGCCCCCAACATCTTTGCCTGCGGTGACATGCGCCGGGGTCAGTCCCTGGTGGTCTGGGCCATTCGGGAAGGCCGTCAGTGCGCCCAGGCGGTCGACGCCTTCCTGATGGGGTCCAGCAAGCTGCCCCGGTAG
- a CDS encoding amidohydrolase — translation MRPNIALATLALTAVALSAQARDTLIHGGPIYVEADKPPVEALVIRDGKVAFVGGVAKAKAFAAKPEDIDLKGAAAYPGLVDAHAHLMGIGFRELTLNLEGSASITDLQGRVKAWSLAHPGSDPLSGRGWIETHWPEHRFPSRQDLDAVVSDRPVVLTRSDGHAIVANSAMLKLAGITRDTAAPDGGQILKDASGEPTGMLIDNAMALVTNKIAQPSLAQQREAARLATALYASRGWTGMHNVSVAAEDVAILREMAKAGTLPIRVNNFLDIQAADDVLSKGPTREGLLQVNGIKLYMDGALGSRGAALLAPYSDAPGVGLVLTPPDVIAAALERARKSHAQVAIHAIGDRGNRMVLDLFEKAFAGDPAALAASRWRVEHAQIIAPEDLPRFARLGVIASMQPSHAIGDLFFAPSRLGPDRIKEGYPWRGLWTSGAHMAAGSDAPVEKGDPLIEFYAATYRHDLKGFAGPDWGLDETLTRPQALAMLTKGSAYAVFQEDELGDLKVGKAADISVFSVDLMTAPFAEIPKAHAVMTIVAGKVVYRAK, via the coding sequence ATGCGACCCAATATTGCCCTGGCGACCCTGGCCCTGACGGCCGTCGCCCTCAGCGCCCAGGCGCGCGACACCTTGATTCATGGCGGTCCCATTTATGTGGAGGCTGACAAGCCGCCGGTTGAGGCCCTGGTGATCCGTGACGGCAAGGTCGCGTTTGTAGGCGGCGTCGCCAAGGCCAAGGCCTTTGCAGCAAAGCCGGAAGACATCGACCTGAAGGGCGCGGCCGCCTATCCGGGTCTGGTGGACGCCCACGCCCACCTGATGGGCATTGGCTTCCGGGAACTTACCCTCAATCTGGAAGGCTCGGCCTCCATCACGGATTTGCAGGGGAGGGTGAAGGCCTGGAGCCTGGCTCACCCGGGGAGTGATCCCCTTTCAGGCCGCGGGTGGATCGAAACCCATTGGCCAGAGCATCGCTTTCCTTCCCGCCAGGATCTGGACGCGGTGGTCAGCGACCGCCCGGTGGTGCTGACAAGGTCAGACGGACACGCCATTGTGGCCAACAGCGCCATGTTGAAGCTCGCAGGCATAACCCGCGATACGGCTGCGCCTGATGGTGGGCAGATCCTGAAGGACGCCAGTGGCGAGCCTACGGGCATGCTGATCGACAATGCCATGGCCCTGGTGACCAACAAGATTGCACAGCCATCCCTGGCCCAGCAGAGAGAGGCGGCTAGGCTCGCCACGGCCCTCTACGCCTCCCGGGGCTGGACCGGCATGCACAATGTCAGCGTTGCGGCGGAAGATGTCGCCATACTGAGGGAAATGGCCAAGGCTGGAACCCTGCCCATCCGGGTTAACAACTTCCTGGATATCCAGGCGGCTGATGACGTCCTCAGCAAGGGCCCGACCCGCGAAGGTCTGCTCCAGGTCAATGGCATCAAGCTCTATATGGATGGCGCCCTCGGATCGCGGGGCGCGGCCCTGCTGGCACCTTACAGCGACGCCCCCGGCGTTGGGCTGGTGCTGACACCGCCGGACGTGATTGCGGCCGCCCTGGAGCGGGCAAGGAAGAGCCACGCCCAGGTGGCTATCCACGCTATCGGGGATCGCGGCAACCGCATGGTGCTCGATCTCTTTGAGAAGGCCTTTGCCGGTGATCCGGCTGCCCTCGCCGCCAGCCGGTGGCGCGTAGAGCACGCCCAGATCATTGCCCCTGAAGACCTGCCGCGCTTCGCCAGGCTGGGGGTCATCGCCTCCATGCAGCCCTCCCACGCCATTGGCGATCTCTTCTTCGCCCCCTCACGTCTCGGGCCAGACCGGATCAAGGAAGGCTATCCCTGGCGAGGCCTCTGGACCAGCGGGGCCCACATGGCGGCAGGTTCTGATGCTCCGGTGGAAAAGGGTGATCCCCTGATCGAGTTCTACGCGGCGACCTATCGCCATGACCTCAAGGGCTTTGCCGGCCCGGACTGGGGTCTCGATGAAACCCTGACCCGCCCTCAGGCCCTCGCCATGCTCACAAAGGGCTCAGCCTACGCCGTCTTCCAGGAGGACGAACTCGGCGACCTGAAGGTCGGCAAGGCAGCCGACATTTCGGTCTTCTCGGTCGACCTCATGACGGCGCCCTTTGCGGAAATCCCGAAGGCCCACGCCGTCATGACCATTGTGGCGGGCAAGGTGGTCTACCGGGCGAAGTAG
- a CDS encoding acylase, whose translation MRELFMSMSSVRALAVAAGFLVLAGAAEARDVVITRDDWGIAHIKGKTDADAVYGMIYAQAEDDFNRVETNYLNSLGRLAEAEGEGAIYSDLRQKLFIDPVDLKARYARSPAWLKTLMSAWADGLNAYLADHPEVKPKVIKHFEPWMALSFSEGSIGGDIEKVSVSKLADFYGVSSPKLAALDPVPGAFVEPKGSNGMAIAPSNTVGRHALLLINPHTSFFFRSEQQVSSDQGLNAYGAATWGQFFIYQGFNAKAGWMHTTSGQDSVDEFAETIIRRDGKLFYKYGAEERPVITRSITVPYRTASGAMAEKTFTTYRTHHGPIVKSIGDNWIAMALMHKPVEALSQSFLRTKATDYKSFTKVAELQANSSNNTIFADSSGEIAYMHPQFNPKRSDQFDYTRPVDGSNPATDWKGLHTSAEAPQLLNPATGWLYNTNDWPWTAAGPASPKPADFPKYMDSAGPNPRGAHAALVLEGKTDFTLQSLMAAAYDSYMPAFAQLVPSLVAAYDATPGTDPLKIKLAPQVAALRTWDRRWSASSTETSLAVFWGEALWAKAVPLAKDDEVSVLDYMAGRTSPAVKLKALEEASDRLTQDFGSWKTPWGEINRFQRLTGDIVQPFNDAGASTPVPFASAQWGSLASFGAKRYPGTKRYYGTNGNSFVAVVEFGDRVRAYAVTAGGESGDPRSPHFNDQALRYSQGALREVYFYPDQLKTHTVKVYKPGK comes from the coding sequence ATGAGGGAGTTGTTCATGTCCATGTCTTCGGTTCGGGCCCTGGCGGTCGCTGCTGGCTTTCTTGTCCTGGCGGGCGCTGCAGAGGCCCGGGATGTGGTAATCACCCGCGATGACTGGGGCATCGCCCACATCAAGGGCAAGACCGACGCGGACGCCGTCTATGGCATGATCTACGCCCAGGCCGAGGACGACTTCAATCGGGTGGAAACCAACTATCTCAATTCCCTGGGACGGCTGGCCGAAGCCGAGGGTGAGGGCGCCATCTATTCCGACCTGCGCCAGAAGCTGTTCATCGACCCGGTGGACCTCAAGGCCCGCTATGCCAGGAGCCCCGCCTGGCTGAAGACCCTGATGTCGGCGTGGGCTGATGGCCTCAACGCCTATCTGGCTGACCATCCCGAAGTGAAGCCGAAGGTCATCAAGCACTTCGAACCCTGGATGGCCCTGAGCTTCAGCGAGGGCAGTATTGGCGGCGACATTGAGAAAGTGTCGGTCAGCAAGCTCGCGGACTTCTACGGTGTGTCGTCCCCGAAACTTGCGGCGCTGGATCCGGTCCCGGGCGCCTTTGTCGAGCCCAAGGGCTCCAATGGCATGGCGATCGCCCCGTCGAACACTGTCGGCCGCCACGCCCTTCTGCTGATCAATCCGCACACCAGCTTCTTCTTCCGGTCCGAGCAGCAGGTTTCGAGCGATCAGGGCCTCAATGCCTATGGCGCCGCGACCTGGGGTCAGTTCTTCATCTACCAGGGCTTCAACGCCAAGGCCGGCTGGATGCACACCACCAGCGGTCAAGACTCCGTCGACGAGTTTGCCGAAACCATCATCCGGCGGGATGGCAAGCTGTTCTACAAGTATGGCGCGGAAGAGCGGCCGGTCATCACCCGATCCATTACCGTGCCCTACAGGACCGCCTCGGGCGCCATGGCGGAAAAGACCTTCACCACCTACCGGACCCACCATGGCCCCATCGTCAAATCCATTGGCGACAACTGGATCGCCATGGCCCTGATGCACAAGCCGGTGGAGGCGCTCAGCCAGTCATTCCTCCGCACCAAGGCGACCGACTACAAGAGCTTCACCAAGGTGGCGGAGTTGCAGGCCAACTCGTCAAACAACACCATCTTCGCCGACTCCTCGGGCGAGATCGCCTATATGCACCCCCAGTTCAATCCCAAGCGGAGTGACCAGTTCGACTACACCAGGCCCGTGGATGGTTCGAACCCCGCGACGGACTGGAAGGGCCTGCATACGTCGGCGGAAGCTCCGCAATTGCTCAATCCGGCGACCGGCTGGCTCTACAATACCAATGACTGGCCCTGGACAGCGGCCGGCCCCGCCAGCCCGAAGCCGGCGGATTTCCCGAAATACATGGACAGTGCGGGGCCAAATCCCCGTGGCGCCCACGCCGCCCTGGTCCTCGAGGGAAAGACGGACTTTACCCTGCAGTCCCTGATGGCAGCGGCCTATGACTCCTACATGCCGGCCTTCGCCCAGCTTGTTCCAAGCCTGGTCGCCGCCTATGACGCCACGCCCGGCACGGATCCCCTGAAGATCAAACTGGCCCCGCAGGTCGCGGCGCTTCGGACCTGGGACCGGCGGTGGTCGGCAAGCTCAACGGAAACCTCCCTCGCCGTCTTCTGGGGTGAAGCCCTCTGGGCCAAGGCGGTGCCCCTGGCCAAGGACGACGAAGTGTCGGTGCTGGACTACATGGCCGGCCGGACTTCACCGGCGGTAAAGCTCAAGGCGCTTGAGGAAGCCTCTGACCGCCTGACCCAGGACTTCGGATCCTGGAAGACGCCCTGGGGTGAGATCAACCGCTTCCAGCGCCTGACCGGCGACATCGTCCAGCCCTTCAATGACGCCGGAGCCAGCACACCGGTTCCCTTTGCCTCGGCCCAGTGGGGCTCCCTCGCCTCCTTCGGCGCCAAGCGTTATCCGGGGACCAAGCGCTATTACGGCACCAACGGAAACAGCTTTGTCGCCGTTGTGGAGTTCGGGGACAGGGTCCGCGCCTATGCGGTCACCGCAGGCGGTGAAAGTGGAGACCCCAGGTCACCGCACTTCAACGATCAGGCCCTGCGCTACAGCCAGGGCGCCCTGCGGGAAGTCTATTTCTACCCCGACCAGCTGAAGACCCACACGGTGAAGGTCTACAAGCCGGGGAAGTAG
- a CDS encoding MFS transporter, whose translation MVDDVKAGARRPFGQNYAFVVAGAVFLAMLASAGLRSAPGVLMQPLERAFGWDRPTVSLAAGIGILLYGLTGPFAAALMQTFGVRRMVTLALGLMALATGLSVFMTEAWQYIATWGVMAGFGTGVVAMVLGATVVNRWFVARRGLMLGLLTASTATGTLIFLPAMAAVAEHGGWKPVAIGVSMLTGILAPLMWLILPEKPADIGLRPYGAPDDYAPPPPPANSAIGNAFAALARAAKTRTFWLLTTGFFVCGLTTNGLVGTHMIALCSDHGMTGTAAAGLLAVMGVFDLVGTTASGWLTDRYDPRKLLFVYYALRGLSLIVLPFTDFSIVSLSVFAVFYGLDWIATVPPTVRLATETFGDRDGPIVFGWIAAGHQAGAATAAVTAGVMRAMQGQYVEAFVLAGLTAFIAAAASIMIRREVLATT comes from the coding sequence ATGGTCGATGACGTAAAAGCAGGCGCCCGTCGCCCCTTTGGACAGAACTACGCCTTCGTCGTCGCCGGCGCGGTCTTCCTGGCCATGCTGGCGTCTGCGGGCCTCAGGTCGGCGCCAGGGGTTCTGATGCAACCCCTCGAGCGGGCATTCGGGTGGGACCGTCCGACAGTCTCCCTTGCGGCCGGGATCGGCATCCTGCTCTACGGCCTGACCGGCCCCTTCGCAGCGGCCTTGATGCAGACCTTCGGTGTGCGCCGGATGGTGACCCTGGCCCTGGGACTGATGGCTCTGGCCACAGGCCTGTCGGTCTTCATGACCGAGGCCTGGCAGTATATCGCCACCTGGGGCGTCATGGCCGGGTTCGGAACGGGCGTCGTCGCCATGGTGCTGGGCGCCACGGTGGTGAACCGCTGGTTCGTCGCCCGGCGGGGTCTGATGCTAGGCCTGCTGACGGCCTCAACTGCGACCGGAACCCTGATCTTCCTGCCCGCCATGGCGGCGGTCGCAGAGCACGGCGGCTGGAAACCTGTGGCCATAGGCGTTTCAATGCTCACGGGAATTCTGGCGCCATTGATGTGGCTGATCCTGCCGGAGAAGCCGGCGGATATCGGCCTTCGGCCCTACGGCGCCCCGGACGATTACGCCCCGCCGCCGCCGCCCGCCAACAGCGCGATTGGCAACGCCTTCGCCGCCCTTGCACGGGCTGCGAAGACCCGGACCTTCTGGCTGCTGACGACGGGATTCTTCGTCTGTGGCCTGACTACCAATGGCCTGGTCGGGACCCACATGATCGCCCTCTGCAGCGACCACGGCATGACCGGGACAGCCGCGGCTGGTCTGCTGGCGGTCATGGGCGTCTTCGATCTTGTGGGCACCACCGCCTCGGGCTGGCTCACCGACCGCTATGATCCCCGCAAGCTGCTGTTTGTCTATTATGCCCTCAGGGGCCTTTCCCTGATTGTCCTGCCCTTCACCGATTTCAGCATAGTGTCCTTAAGCGTCTTCGCGGTTTTCTATGGTCTCGACTGGATCGCGACCGTGCCGCCAACTGTGCGGCTGGCGACGGAGACCTTCGGCGATCGTGATGGGCCCATCGTCTTTGGCTGGATCGCCGCCGGGCATCAGGCCGGCGCCGCCACCGCGGCCGTGACGGCGGGGGTCATGAGGGCCATGCAGGGCCAGTATGTCGAAGCCTTTGTGCTGGCCGGCCTTACAGCCTTCATCGCCGCAGCCGCTTCGATCATGATCCGCCGCGAGGTTCTGGCCACGACCTAG
- a CDS encoding glutathione S-transferase: MTLYYAGPSPFARKVLVAAHELGLQSRLNPVVASVSPVGQNAAVAAANPLAKIPTLVLENGQAIFDSRVIIEYLDSLTDRSLTPPSGEARWKALTEQAQADGMADAALLARYEAALRPEPLRWAEWEAGQLDKVHRGLDAFEAGTRSAGDDLTIADIALGCALGYLDFRFSEIDWRRTHPKLAVFYGQLSSRPSWIATDPKG, translated from the coding sequence ATGACCCTCTACTATGCCGGTCCATCGCCCTTCGCGCGGAAGGTCCTGGTCGCGGCCCATGAACTGGGGCTCCAGTCCAGGCTCAATCCGGTGGTGGCATCGGTCAGTCCGGTCGGACAGAACGCTGCCGTGGCCGCCGCCAATCCCCTGGCGAAGATTCCCACCCTGGTCCTCGAGAACGGTCAGGCCATTTTCGACAGCCGGGTCATCATTGAATATCTCGACAGCCTGACGGACCGAAGCCTGACGCCCCCCTCCGGTGAGGCCCGGTGGAAGGCGCTGACCGAGCAGGCCCAGGCGGACGGCATGGCTGACGCCGCCCTTCTGGCCCGGTATGAGGCCGCTCTGCGCCCGGAACCCCTGCGCTGGGCAGAATGGGAGGCCGGTCAGCTGGACAAGGTTCATCGGGGGCTCGACGCCTTCGAAGCGGGAACCCGGTCGGCCGGCGATGACCTGACCATCGCCGACATCGCTCTGGGATGCGCCCTGGGCTATCTCGACTTCCGGTTTTCCGAAATCGACTGGCGAAGGACCCACCCCAAACTGGCCGTCTTCTATGGGCAGCTGTCGAGCCGTCCTTCCTGGATCGCAACTGACCCGAAGGGCTGA
- a CDS encoding coniferyl aldehyde dehydrogenase, with amino-acid sequence MDAKLDHDAASMTALLAKQKAAHLRDGAPSAEKRIERLDRCISLLIDHRRDIEDALNQDFGARSREATAFTDIAASVGPLKHAKENLRAWMKTEKRKTTPAILGLLGAKAEVRYQPKGVVGVISPWNFPVNLTFAPLAGILAAGNRAMIKPSEFTPATSALMAQMFGGVFSEEEIAVVTGGPEVGQAFAGLAFDHLIFTGATSIARHVMRAAAENLVPLTLELGGKSPVIVGRSADMTVAAARVMAGKTLNAGQICLAPDYLFAPKDQVESFVTAAQGAVSKMFPTIKDNPDYTAIVAQRHYDRITSYVDDARAKGARIIELKPEGEDLTQQEHRRIAPTLILDPTDDMKVMQEEIFGPLLPVKTYDTVEQAVDYINAHDRPLGLYYFGADAAEQERVVSGTTAGGVTVNDVIFHVAQEDLPFGGVGPSGMGSYHGLDGFREFSHRKAIFSQIKKDIGPLQMMRPPYGAGIRKYLDGQLKR; translated from the coding sequence ATGGACGCGAAACTGGACCACGACGCCGCCTCAATGACCGCCCTGCTGGCCAAGCAAAAGGCCGCCCACCTTCGGGACGGCGCCCCAAGCGCTGAGAAGCGGATCGAGCGGCTGGACCGCTGCATCAGCCTGCTGATCGACCATCGCAGGGATATTGAGGACGCGCTGAACCAGGACTTCGGAGCCCGCTCCCGCGAGGCGACGGCCTTTACCGATATCGCCGCATCGGTTGGCCCCCTGAAGCATGCGAAGGAAAACCTCCGCGCCTGGATGAAGACCGAAAAGCGCAAGACGACTCCGGCGATCCTCGGGCTGTTGGGCGCCAAGGCCGAGGTCCGCTATCAGCCAAAGGGCGTGGTCGGCGTCATCAGCCCGTGGAACTTCCCGGTCAACCTGACCTTCGCCCCCCTGGCCGGCATTCTGGCGGCGGGCAATCGCGCCATGATCAAGCCGTCGGAATTCACCCCCGCCACATCGGCCCTCATGGCCCAGATGTTCGGCGGCGTCTTCTCGGAAGAAGAGATCGCGGTGGTGACCGGCGGGCCGGAAGTGGGGCAGGCCTTTGCGGGTCTGGCCTTCGACCACCTGATCTTCACCGGCGCCACCTCCATCGCCCGCCATGTCATGCGCGCCGCAGCCGAGAACCTGGTGCCCCTGACCCTGGAACTGGGCGGCAAGAGCCCGGTGATTGTCGGACGCTCTGCCGACATGACCGTGGCGGCGGCCCGGGTCATGGCGGGCAAGACCCTCAATGCGGGCCAGATCTGCCTGGCGCCGGACTATCTGTTCGCTCCGAAGGATCAGGTGGAAAGCTTTGTCACAGCCGCCCAGGGCGCGGTGTCGAAGATGTTCCCGACCATCAAGGACAATCCCGACTACACCGCCATTGTCGCCCAGCGTCACTATGACCGGATCACCAGCTATGTGGACGATGCCCGGGCCAAGGGCGCCCGGATCATTGAGCTGAAGCCTGAGGGTGAAGACCTGACCCAGCAGGAACATCGCCGGATCGCGCCGACCCTGATCCTGGATCCCACCGACGACATGAAGGTCATGCAGGAAGAAATCTTCGGGCCCCTGCTGCCGGTGAAGACCTATGACACCGTCGAGCAGGCCGTGGACTACATCAACGCCCATGACCGGCCCCTGGGGCTCTACTATTTCGGCGCTGACGCCGCCGAGCAGGAAAGGGTGGTTTCAGGAACCACGGCCGGCGGGGTGACGGTCAATGACGTCATCTTCCATGTGGCCCAGGAGGACCTGCCCTTTGGCGGGGTCGGACCGTCGGGCATGGGCAGCTATCACGGCCTGGACGGCTTCCGCGAGTTCAGCCACCGCAAGGCGATCTTCTCGCAGATCAAGAAGGATATCGGTCCCCTGCAGATGATGCGCCCGCCCTATGGCGCCGGTATCCGCAAGTACCTGGATGGCCAGCTGAAGCGGTAA
- a CDS encoding transcriptional regulator — protein MGEPDGRRRRGQDNRARIVKAMLELVQAGDVAPVAEVVAARADVGLRTVFRHFKDMDSLYGEMSAAVDTEVRALVERPYTTDKWRDQLSELVDRRAVLFEKIAPFRQASERLRGRSAFIAGEQVRMAMILRDILRQIIPMDMGTENFEALDMILSYEVWARLRREQKLSVDDAKVVIRRVILGITG, from the coding sequence GTGGGTGAACCGGACGGACGACGGCGGCGCGGACAGGACAATCGCGCCCGGATCGTCAAGGCCATGCTCGAGCTTGTTCAGGCCGGCGATGTCGCGCCGGTCGCCGAGGTCGTGGCCGCCCGGGCCGATGTCGGCCTGCGGACGGTATTCCGGCACTTCAAGGACATGGACAGCCTCTATGGCGAAATGTCGGCGGCCGTAGACACCGAGGTCCGCGCCCTGGTGGAGCGGCCCTACACCACCGACAAGTGGCGAGACCAGCTTTCAGAGTTGGTGGACCGGCGCGCCGTGCTCTTCGAAAAAATCGCCCCCTTCCGTCAGGCTTCGGAGAGGCTGCGCGGCAGGTCGGCCTTCATCGCGGGCGAACAGGTGCGCATGGCCATGATCCTGCGGGATATCCTGCGCCAGATCATTCCCATGGATATGGGAACCGAAAACTTCGAGGCTCTGGACATGATCCTTAGCTACGAGGTCTGGGCCAGACTGCGGCGGGAGCAGAAGCTGAGCGTTGACGATGCAAAGGTGGTCATCCGTCGCGTGATTTTGGGGATTACCGGCTAG
- a CDS encoding glutathione S-transferase yields MALPTPLTLMGAPGSPYTRKMVAVLRYRHIPYRLLLSNSPQLASLPQAKVPLLPTFYLPGPDGEVTAATDSTPLIRRFEEEFEGRSVMPGDPALAFINDLIEDYADEWLTKAMFHYRWHYADDISKGAKILPCWRGFSIPDEVLAERGKMISERQISRLRYVGSSPATAPVIEASYVRFLQAMEDHLRLYPYLLGTRPSAADFAVYGQLTQLAEFDPTPMALTLKVAQRVTAWVGMLEDQSGVDPEDNGWFDPENLPPTLVALLAEIGRVYPPVMLANAKAVMNKDAEVVAEVDGSDWRQQPFPYQAKCLGWLRDSRNALSATDRARVDVILAGTGCEAMF; encoded by the coding sequence ATGGCTCTTCCCACACCCCTGACCCTGATGGGCGCGCCCGGCTCGCCCTATACCCGCAAGATGGTGGCGGTCCTGCGCTACCGGCACATCCCCTATCGCCTGTTGCTGTCCAACAGCCCGCAACTGGCCAGCCTGCCCCAGGCCAAGGTGCCCTTGCTGCCGACCTTCTACCTCCCGGGCCCGGACGGTGAGGTCACAGCCGCGACAGACTCCACACCCCTGATCCGGCGGTTCGAGGAAGAGTTCGAGGGGCGCAGCGTCATGCCCGGCGATCCCGCCCTGGCCTTCATCAATGACCTCATCGAAGACTATGCCGACGAGTGGCTGACCAAGGCCATGTTCCACTACCGCTGGCACTATGCCGACGACATTTCCAAGGGGGCCAAGATCCTGCCCTGCTGGCGCGGCTTCTCAATTCCTGACGAGGTCCTGGCCGAGCGGGGCAAGATGATCTCCGAGCGCCAGATCAGCCGCCTGCGGTATGTGGGGTCAAGCCCCGCCACAGCGCCGGTCATCGAGGCCAGCTATGTGCGGTTCCTGCAGGCTATGGAGGATCACCTGCGGCTCTATCCCTACCTTCTGGGAACCCGACCCAGCGCCGCAGACTTTGCGGTCTATGGTCAGCTGACCCAGCTGGCGGAGTTCGACCCGACCCCTATGGCGCTTACACTCAAGGTCGCCCAACGGGTCACCGCCTGGGTCGGCATGCTGGAAGACCAGTCCGGGGTGGACCCGGAGGACAACGGCTGGTTCGACCCGGAAAACCTCCCGCCGACCCTGGTCGCCCTTCTGGCCGAAATCGGTCGGGTCTATCCGCCGGTCATGCTGGCCAATGCAAAGGCCGTCATGAACAAGGACGCCGAAGTGGTTGCCGAGGTCGACGGCAGCGACTGGCGCCAACAGCCTTTCCCCTATCAGGCCAAGTGTTTAGGGTGGCTAAGGGATTCTCGGAACGCCCTGTCGGCTACTGACAGGGCCAGGGTGGACGTCATCCTTGCCGGGACAGGTTGTGAGGCGATGTTCTAG